A region of the Streptomyces durocortorensis genome:
CTCGCGGGGCAGGTCGACGATGAACCCGATGGCCGCCGAGAGGACGTCCAGGTTCTGGTCGTAGGAGCGGATGGCGTTCCGCAGCAGGGTGCGGTACTCCTCCAGCCCCTGCTCCGTGACCTCGTACTCCGTGCGCGGCGGGCCGCCGGCGGTGGAGGGCGCGGTCTCGTGCGCGAGCAGCAGCCCCTGCTTCGCCATCTGCTTCAGGGCGTGGTAGATCGACCCGGGCTTGGCGTTGGACCACTCGTGCGCACCCCAGTACTCCAGGTCGTTGCGGACCTGATAGCCGTGTGCGCGGCCGTGCATGCGCACGGCGCCGAGGACCAGCAGCCGGATCGCGGACATGACACCCATCCCTTCCCGGAGTTCCCCACGGGGGCCCTATTCAACTTTGACTAGGATATCCGGTGCGACCGGGGCGGCCCTCACCACGCCGTACGCGCCTGTCAGGCACAACCTCGTACGCGCCCGTCAGGCACCAACCCCGTACTGCCCGTCAGGCACCCCCGTACGCGCCCTCAGAACGGGAACACCGTGCGGCCGTGCTGGATCGACATCCACTTCTGCGTGGTGAACGCCTCCACCACGGCCTCGCCGTTCAGCCGCCCCACCCCGGACGTCTTCTCGCCGCCGAACGCGACCAGCGGATCGTCCTGCACGGTGGAGTCGTTGACGTGGAACATCCCGCTGACGATCCGCTGCGCGAACCGCACCCCGCGCTCGGCGTCCCGCGTGTGGACGGCGCCGCTGAGTCCGTAGGGGCTGTCGTTGACGATCCGTACGGCCTCCTCCTCGCCGTCGAACGTCATCAGCAGGGCCACCGGGCCGAGGATCTCCTGCGTCAGCAGCGGGGAGTCCTCCGCGAGGCCGGTGAGGACGGTCGGCCCGACCACGTTGCCGACGGTCCGGCCGCGCACGAGCGCCCGCGCGCCGTCCGCGACCGCGCGGTCGACCAGGGCGCCGAGGGCGTCGGCCTGGAAGGCATTGATGACCGGGCCGATCCGGGTCTCCGGGTCCCTCGGGTCACCGGTCTTGAGAGCGGCCACCTCGGCGGTGAACCTCTCGGTGAACTCCGCCGCCACCGACCGGTCCACCAGAATCCGGTTGGCCGCCATGCTGACCTGCCCCTGATACAGGAAGCGGCTGAAGACGGCCGCCTGGACCGCGTAGTCGATGTCAGCGTCCGCCAGCACCACCAGGGCGCTGTTGCCGCTCAGTTCGAGGATGGTCCGCTTGAAGGCCCCGGCGGCGGTGGCGGCGATGTGCCGGCCGACCCGGTCGGAGCCGGTGAACGAGATCACCCTGGGCACGGGGTGCGCGATGAACGCGTCGCCTATCTCCGCGCTGTCGGTGATCACGACATTGAGCAGTCCAGCGGGCAGCCCGGCGTCCTCGAATATCTTCGCGATCAGTCCGCCGCCCACGACAGGCGCGTTCTGATGGGGCTTCACGACGACCGCGTTGCCGAGCGCCAGCGCGGGCGCGACCGACTTCATCGTCACCAGGAAGGGGAAGTTGAAGGCGCTGATCACGCCGACGACGCCGACGGGCAGCCGGTAGAGCCGGTTCTCCCGGCCGTCCCCCACGGCGGGCAGCAGCCTGCCCGTGGGCCGCAGCGCCTGGCGGATCGCCTCGCGCAGGAACTCCGTCGCGCCGCGCACCTCGTACGCCGCGCGCAGCCGGGTGCCGCCCAGCTCGTCGGTGATCGCCTCGGCGATCTCATCGGCGCGCTCCTCGGTGATGCGCAGGGCGCGGTCGAGGACGGCCCGCCGCTCGTACGGGTTGGTGGCGGCCCACTCCTGCTGGGCGCGTTCGGCGGCCCGGTAGGCCCGGTCGATCTCCGCCGCGGTGGCCACGGTGACGGCGGCGAGTTTCTCACCGTTGTAGGGATTGAAATCGATGATGTCCCACGAGCCGCTGCCGGTCAGCCACTCGCCGTCGATGTACTGGTGGGCCAGTTCATTGAAGAAGGACATGCAATCCCTTACTTGCAGGCGTTCGCAGACTCCTGATCTGACGTCATCGTACTGAGAAATCAGGTCAGTTGGAGTAGTCCACGCAGAAGATCCCGACTCTCTTCCGGTGCCGGGCTGTCCTGGGCGAGGCCCGCCATGGCCTTTTCGTACTGCGCGACTTCTTCGGGCTTGTCCAGATAGAGCGCACTTGTCAGCTGCTCCAAATAGACAATGTCCGACAGATCGGATTCCGGGAAACGCAGCATCGTGAATGAGCCGCTCTCACCGGCATGACCGCCATGACTGAAGGGCATCACCTGAAGCGTGATGTTCGGCTGCTCCGACATGTCGATCAGATGCCGCAACTGAGCCCGCATGATCTCGCGGTCGCCGTACGGACGACGCAGCGCCGCCTCGTCGAGGACGGCGTGGAACGTCGGGGCGCGCTCGGAGACGAGGGCCTTCTGGCGCTCCAGACGCAGGGCCACCCTGCGGTCGATCTCGGCGGGCGAGGCCCCGCGCATGCCGCGCGAGACGACGGCGTGGGCGTACGCCTCGGTCTGCAACAGACCGTGCACGAACTGGACTTCATAGATACGGATGAGGGAGGCCGCACCCTCCAGGCCGATATACGTCTGGAACCAGCCGGGCAGCACATCTCCGTAACTGTGCCACCACCCGGCCACGTTGGCCTCACGGGCCAGGCCGAGGAGGGACTCGCGCTCCGCCTCCTCCGCGACACCGTAGAGCGTGAGCAGGTCCTCGACGTCCCTGGCCTTGAAGCTCACACGCCCCAACTCCATGCGGCTGATCTTCGATTCGGAGGCCCGGATGGAGTAGCCGGCCGCCTCACGGGTGATTCCGCGCGACTCCCGCAGCCTTCTGAGCTGAGAGCCCAGGAGGATGCGCCGCACCACCGATCCACTCGACTCGCCTGCCGACACTGGTCCGACCCTCCCCATCGCCTACCTGACACCGGCGCCCCCCGGAACCCCAGGTCCCGGATTCTGCCACCAAAACGCTTCAGCCCGTACTCATTCGATTACGGAAATGGGAAGACGTCCAGAAAGCTCCGAAACTGCCCCCGGGAAGAAATGCTCCGCAACCACCACGGTATCGGGCAGGTCCGGCGCGTGCACGTGCATCTGCCCTTGCATCTGCCCTGCGCATTCGGAACCATGGTCCCCGCGCACCTGCGTGCTCGTGTTGTGCCGCTGTACCCCCCGCAGTACCGCTACAGGCAGTGCCGCTACAGCCGCGAATCCCGGGAGTGCCTCGTATGGGGACGAATGGATCGACGATGCTCGAGCCGTTACGGCAGGGGCTTCCCCCCACCGACCCCTCAGGGGTTGCCGGATCGGCGTCCTGCGCTCTGCCCGCCCGCTACGAAGCGGTCGGCGGGGCACGGGAGTTCACCCGGTCCACCCTGGAACGGTGGGAGCTGGGCGACCGCTTCGACGATGTCGCGCTGGTGGTGTCCGAGCTCGTCACCAACGCCCTGCGCCACGCACTGCCCGAGGAGCCGCCGCGTGAGTTCCAGGACCCGCCGGTGCGGCTGCATCTGATGCGCTGGACCTCGCGGCTGGTGTGCGCGGTGCGCGATCCCAGCCGGAGGAGTCCGGTGGCGGGCGAGGCCGCGGATTCGGCCGAATCCGGACGCGGACTGTTCCTGGTGGAGTGCGTCAGCGACAGCTGGGGCTGGCACCCTTCTCCCGTGCCGGTGGGGGAACTCCCTTCCGGCCCGCTGTACGGCAAGGTCGTCTGGGCCCTTTTCCGGCTTCCGGAAAACCCGAAGACACAGGCCTGAAGACACACGCGTAGCGACCCCGGGCAGGCCGACCGCCCGGGGTCCCGCTCGTTCGACCGCCGACCGCCGTTCATCCGCCGGCCGCCGTTCGGTCGCCGACTACCCTTCATCCGCCGGTCATCGTTCAGCCACCGGTCGCCAGGTGGTCGAACTCGCCGTCCTTGACGCCGAGCAGCAGCGCCTCGATCTCGGCCGGCGTATAGACGAGGGCGGGCCCATCGGGGTGGCGGGAGTTCCGCATCGCCACATTCCCTCCGGGCAGTTTCGCGAACTCCACACAGGACCCCTGGGAGTTGCTGTGCCTGCTCTTCTGCCAGACGACTCCGCGAAGCTCTGTGGCCGCCATGCCGTTGTACACGTGGTGCACAGGACGCTCCCCGAGTTGCAAGGTGCAAGTGTCAACTAGCTCGGATCATAGCTGTGTTCATATGCCAATGCATGAGCAGATGCACGTGCACGCGGGGTGTTCCTTCGATTACAGGCTTTCCGTGTGCGCGCACCCGCCGGGAAGAGAGACGAACGGCACGTCCAATTCGCTCCCGCTTAACGGAGTTGACGGCATGACCCTTGGTAACGTGGCGCGGTCTTTCGCCCGGAAAACAGCAAGGGGGAACTCCACGTGACCAGGTTCGTACGCACCGGTGCCGTCGTGGTCGCCGGTCTCGCCGCCTCACTGGCCCTGACCGCATGCGGCAGCGACGACGAGCCGGGCAAGGGCTCCGGCGCGGACCCGTCGGCGAGCGCGACGCCCGGCCCCGACGGCGGCAAGGACTCCGGGGGCGGCGGCACGGACGCCGCCGCGCTGGAGGGCACCTGGGCGGGGCTGACGGACAGCAAGAACGTCACCGTGTCCATCGCCGCGCGCAAGGTCGCCCTCGTCGCCGACCAGTCCGTCTGCCAGGGCGAGGTGAAGGACATGGGCGGCGCACCGATGCTGGCCCTGACCTGCCCCGACGGAGGCAAGGAGCGCACGATGGGCGCGATCGACTCCGTCGACGGCACGAAGCTGGTCGTCTCCTGGGAAGGCGGCGCCAAGGACTCCCTGACCAAGGTCGACCCGGGCAAGCTGCCCACCGATCTGCCCTCCCTCCCGGACCTGCCGGAAGTGCCGGCGCCCTGACCGCCCGTCCCCTGACCGCCCGCTCCCTGACCGACCGCCCGTCCGCTGACAGCCCGCTCCCTGTCTGCCCGCCCCCTTGTCCGTCCTCCCCCTTGTCCGTCCTCCCCCTGAGGCCGGTCTCAGCTCTCGGCGAGGGTGCTGCTGACGCGGGTGCTGCCGCCGCGTTCGTCCAGGGCGCGGGTGAACTCCTCCAGCGCGTCCTGGAGCAGCGCCGCGCCCCGGTGCACCACCGGGTCACCGCCGGACGGGGCGGCCTGCTCGTCCGGTACGTCCCAGTGGGCCACCGCGTCCGCGACCATCTGCCAGTCCGGCAGGCGGCGTTCGCGTACCGCCTTGGCGCCCTTCTCCGTGGCCCGGCGCAGCGCGTCGGCCAGTTCGGCCGCGCCGGGCACCGGGGCCGCCGAAGCCGAGGGCAGGTGGGCCTCCAGGACCATCGCGGACCGGCCCAGCTGGGCGAGCGCGTGCTGGGCGTCGGTGGCGGCGGCCCGGGAGATGCCCCGGTGGCGTACGGGTTCGTGCTGGGCGGTCGCCAGGGCCTCCTGCCAGGCGACGCGGGCCTCCCGGGTGGCTACCAGGGCGTCCCGGACGTCCTCGACGTTCCGGGAGGCGGGGTCGGCGTACTGGTCGATCACCGTGGCCGCGTACCGCCCGTCCGCCACCAGCCACTCGGCCAGCCGGTTGCGCAGGCGCGGGGTCTCCCAGGCCGGATAGACGGCGTACGAGATCATCGCGAGGAGCCCGCCGACCAGCGTCAGCACGATGCGTTCGGTGACGGTCTGGGACCAGTCGTCACCGGCCATGCCGAGCAGGAAGACGACGTACGCGGCGACGCAGACCTGGCCGACCGCGTAGCCGGTGCGCATCAGCAGGTACATCAGCCCGGCGCAGACCACGGCGAGCAGGGCGGAGAGCCGGGCGTCGGGGTGGGCGGTCTGCACGACGGCGGTGGCCAGCCCGACGCCGACCAGGGTGCCGCCGAAGCGGCCCGCGGAACGGGCGTACGTCTGCGAGAACTCGGGCCGCATGACCATGACGGCGGTCATCGGAGCCCAGTAGCCGTGGCCGAGCGGCACGGCCTCGCCCACGAAGTACCCGCAGACGGCGACCACCGCGACCCGGATCGCATGGCGCATGACCGGCGAGCCGTGGTGCAGCTCGCGGCGCATCGAGGTCAGCACCACGGGGATCAGCTTCACCAGCGTGGGCCGGTGCCGGGTGTCCGGGGCGAGGTCGGAGGGGATACCGCTGTCGGTGCCGGTGCCCTCCGCGATCTCCAGGACGTCGTCGAGCAGGGCCGCGAGCCGGTCCGCGGCGCGGCGGGCGGGGCCGACGAGGATCACGTCGTTGTCGGGGGTCTTCAGGACGCCCAGGTCGGTGGCGGAGAGGTGGACCGGTTCGCCGTGCCGCACGGCCCGCGCGGCGGCGTCCAGGACCGAGCCCGCCGCGCCCAGCAACTCGTTCACCCATAGCCGCTCAAGTCCGTCGGCGGGCACCCCCATCGCCGGGTCCGCGAGCGAGGCCAGCACCGGGCGCAGCCGTTCGGCGACGCCCCGGGCCCCGTGCAGTTCGGCGGGGCGGCGCCGGGCCTGGCGGGGGGTGACGGCGGCCGCGCTGCGGGCGGTCATCAGGGGCAGCGGGTCGAAGGGGGCGACCGGGTCGTGCCGCAGCCGCCGGGCGTAGTCGGCCTCGGCGGCCAGGGCGTCGGCGAGCGCGTCGCGCTGGGCGCCCCATCTGCGGACCGGGAAGAGGACGATGAGCGCTGCCTGCACGAAGCCGCCGGCGGCGATCATCCCCGCGTGAGCGGCGGCGTCGACGACCGAGGTGGGCAGGGTGATCGTCACCAGCATGATCGCGACGTTCGAGGAGGCGATGATGCCGCCCGTCGGACCCGCCGCCCAGGCGAGCCCGGAGAGGAAGGTCCAGACGCCGAGCAGACAGAGGAACAGCACGACGTGCGTGCCGCTGACATAGCCGACGAACGTGGAGACGGCGAGGCTGGCGCCGGAGACCAGGGCGAGGACCGGGCGCGGGCGCCAGCTGCGCTGGAAGGTGGCGATGGCCGCCTGGAACGCCCCGAACGCGGAGCTCGCGGCGATCTCCGGCCCGAACAGGAAGAGGCTGACGCCGACGACGAGGGCGAGCCCGGCCGCGCCGCGGAGGGCGACGAGGGGTTCCAGTCTCTGCCGCTCGATCTCCAGCCCCGAGCGGGCGGTCTCCTTCAGCGCCCGGAGCCAGCTCATGGGCCGAGCTTAACCGGAATAGCCGACCTTAACCGGAATAACGGACAAGGCGGACTAGGCGGACCAGGCGGACCAGGCGGACCAGGCGGACCAGGAGCAAGTCAGACCTACGTCGCGATCTCTCCGGGTCCCTGTGAGGTCCCGCTCCGGGAGCCGCCCATACGGGCTCGGTCGGCGGCATCGGTTCCGTGCGTCCAGCCGTCCGGGTCGGAGACGCCACGCACCCGAGTGGTCGTGGTCCTCGGGAACATCCGATCGGCGGTCTCGGTGACGGCGACGTCCCGGGCGGCGAGGACGGGCAGCAGCCCGGCACTCGCACCCGCGTCGGCGGCCGTGGTGACCCGCTCGGCGTCGGCCGCGAGCCTGCTGCCGAGCCGCTGGGCGTACGCCATCAGGAATGACTGCCGGAAGGTCTTGGTCCGCCTACGGCCTCCGGCGCGCTGGCCGGCCTCCGCCCGCGTCATCGCGGCCGTCCCCTGGACGAGCAGCGAGGTGAACAGCAGCTCGACGGCCTCCAGGTCCGGCTCGAAGCCGACGACCGTGCTGAAGCCGAGGTCGTCGTTCCACACGGCCCGGCAGCGGTTGGCGGAGGCGACGGCGTCGAGCAGGATCGCCTTGGCGCTCTCGTACGGGGGCTCCACCCCGATCCGGCAGGCGCCGGGCGTCTCGCGGCTGTGCGTACGGGCGGCGAGGAGGGCCTCGTCGATGCTGTGCCGGGCCATCAGCTCCTGCGCCTTGCCGGTCAGCGCCTCGGCCTCCTCCGGGAAGCCGGTCGCCTCCGCCTTCGCCAGCAGCGCCCGGATGCGGGTGAGCATGCGCGGCTCGTCGGCGGCGGGCGGCCGGTGGAGGTGGTCGGCGGCGGTGCCGGGCGGAGGGCCGACGGGCTCGATGGCGGGCAGCCGCAGCAGCAGCCGGTACAGCTCCAGCAGGTCGGCGGCGTACGAGAACCGGTCGGGGCGGTTGCGCGGTACGGGCTCCGGAAGCTCGGCGAGCTGCTGCCGCCAGCGGGGCGGCAGCTCCGCGTACCGGGCGGTCTCGGCGGCGATCAGCGTCCCGGCCAGCGCCGCCCGCCGTTCGTCCAGCTCGCGGCGGACGAACCGGACCAGGTCGGCGGGGTGCCAGCCCCGCTCCCAGGCCCGCCGCAGGAACTCCTCGCCGCGCCGGTGCGCAGCCGCGTCGGCGTCCGGGGCGGCGGCGAGCAGGGAGGCTCCGGTGTCCAGGGCGGCGTCGCCGTCCACGTAGAGCGCCGCCGCGCACGCCCGGTCGATGACGGAATCCGCCGATCCTGCCGACCCCGCTGATCCCGCTGATCCCGCCGATCTCATCGGACCAGGGTAGGCGGGGGGCTCGCGGTGGAGGGCGGGGGCGTTGTCGATGTCGGTGCCGGGTCGTTGTCAGTGGTGGGTGCCAGACTCGTATCCATGACCGAACGGTGGGCGCTGGGTGTGGCGGAAGGGGGCGGCGCGCTGCTCGTGCCGCTGGCCCGGGACGGCACGCCCGCCGGCCCCGTCGTGGCCGAGCCCGATCTCGTCGAGGCGGTCCGCGCCCGCCCCGGGGTGGGGCGCTGGGTGTGGCGGTCGACCGCCGAGGTCTACCCCCGGCTGCTCGCCGCCGGGGTCCGCGTCGAGCGGTGTTACGACATCGAGTGCGCCGAGCTGCTGCTGCTCGGGCACGCCGGACGGCTCGGCGAGCCCCGGTCCGCGGCCGCCGCACTGGCCCGGCTGGACAGCGCCCCGGTGCCGCCGGACCCGCCCGCCCGGTCCGCCGAACCGGGCGCGCAGTCCCCCCTGTTCGAGCCGTCGTCGGGTCCCGGGGTTCCGTTCGAGGGGCTCCTCCGGGTCTACGCGGACCAGGTGCGCCGCCATGACGCGGCCCTGCACCCCGACCGGATGCGGCTGCTCACCGCGTCGGAGTCGGCGGGGATGCTCGTCGCGGCCGAGATGCACCGGGCCGGGATTCCCTGGCGGGCCGACATCCACCGGGAGGTCCTGCACGACCTGCTGGGCGAGCGGTACGCGGGAGGCGGCGAGCCCCGCAGACTGGCCGAGCTGGCCGACGAGGTGTCGGCGGCGTTCGATAACGGGGTCTCCTCCAACTCCTCAGGAGTCGACGGGGCCCCCTCCAACTCCTCAAGGGTCAGGGGAAGGGTCCGCCCCGATCTGCCCGCCGATGTGGTGAAGGCGTTCGCCCGGGCCGGGATCGCGGTGAAGTCGACCCGTCGGTGGGAGCTGGAGGAGCTGGACCACCCGGCGGTCAAGCCGCTGATCCTGTACAAGAAGCTGTATCGGATCTGGACCGCGCACGGCTGGTCCTGGCTCCAGGACTGGGTACGCGAGGGCCGCTTCCGCCCGGAGTACCAACCGGGCGGCACGGTAAGCGGCCGCTGGACGACCAACGGTGGCGGGGCCCTCCAGATCCCCAAGGTCATCCGGCAGGCGGTCGTCGCCGACGAGGGGTGGCGCCTGGTCGTCGCGGACGCCGACCAGATGGAGCCACGCGTGCTGGCCGCGATCTCCCGCGACCGTGGCCTGATGGAGGTGGCCGGTCACGACGGCGATCTCTACAAGGCCCTGTCCGACCGGGCGTTCCACGGCGACCGCGAGCACGCCAAGCTGGCGCTGCTCGGGGCGATCTACGGACAGACCTCCGGGGACGGGCTGAAGAATCTGGCCGCGCTGCGCCGCCGCTTCCCGATCGCCGTCGCGTACGTCGACGACGCGGCGCGGGCGGGCGAGGAGGGGCGCGTGGTGCGGACCTGGCTGGGCAGGACCAGCCCGCCGGTCGTGGTGGCGGGCCAGGACGAGGAGGCGGGCATCCCCCAGGAGGGCCCCGAGAGCACCGGGACCGCGTCCGATGGCGGCCTGGCCCGCGCCCGGGGGCGCTTCACCCGTAACTTCGTGGTGCAGGGCAGCGCCGCCGACTGGGCGCTGCTGCTCCTGGCCGCGCTGCGCCGGTCGCTCCACGAGCAGGGGCTGCGGGCGGAGCTGGTGTTCTTCCAGCACGACGAGGTGATCGTGCACTGCCCGGCCGAGGAGGCGGCCGCCGTCACCGAGGCGATCCGCGCGGCCGGTGAGCTGGCCGGGCGGACCGCCTTCGGGGAGACGCCGGTGCGTTTTCCGTTCACGACGGCGGTGGTGGAGCGCTACGCGGACGCCAAGTGACACGGTGAGGCGGGTGGAAGGCGGTGTGGAGCGGCTACCGCCGCCGGACCTCCCCGCCACCGCCGCCGGACCCCCGGCTACCGCTGCTGGAGCTTCAGCCATTCCGGGCTGGTCGCCAGGGCGACGAGCTGGTCCATGGTGAGCGCGGGCTCCGGGCGGGTGGCGGGCGTCGACTGGGCACCGGAGTTGAAGGCCGAGACAACGACCCGCATTCCGTCGGGACGCATGGTGTCGGCATTCCACCAGACGACCCCTTGGCCGCCCTTCTCACCGGGCATCTTCGAGGTCGCGAGCAGGGTGCCGTCGGGCAGGGTGGTCGCATCCCTGTAGAGATCGTCGGCGACGTCTCTCATATCGGGCTGCACATTGATCTGTACGAGGGTGCTGCCCTTGCCGTCGTCGACGACGACCGAGGCGAACTCGCCCCCGCCGTTCGTCTTCTCCCCCACCGAGAGGCCCTCGGGCAGCAGCTTGAGGAAGGTGGGCATCAGCAGTGTGTAGTCCAGCTCGGGCGCCGGCTCCCCGTCGTCCTCCGAACCGGGCGACGGCGGCTGCGGTGAGCCCTCACCCGTGCGAGGACCGTCCGTGGGGGTGGTCGTCGGCTCGCCCGTGGGCGTGGGCGTGTCCGAGGGCGTGGCCGTGGGGGCGTCGGTGGGCTCGGGCGTCGGCGTGGGCGAGGCGGCGTCCGTGGCCGGGGCCGCGGCCGTCGGCGTGGCCGGACCGCTGCTCGCGACGTTCGCCACGTCATCGGGCCCGCCCAGCATCCCGGCGGCGACCGCACCACCTCCCCCGACGAGAGCCAGGGCCAGCACACTGCCCGCCACCGCGGCGACGCGACGGCGGCGGAGCGCACGGCGCCCGTGCTCCAGCGCGCCGTCCACCACCGCGGTGCGGCCGGTCAGGTCGAAGGCCGCGCCCGTACGGCGGAGCTCCTCGCTGAGTTCGTCTTCAAAAGGCATGGGGAACCACCACTTCTCGTTCTGGGTGCACAACAGGTTTCAACGGGCTGACAGGTCAGCCGGGGACGTTGGGTCTGCGGGGTCAGCGGGGTCAGCCGGGTCAGCGGGTGGCGAACTCCGCGACGCTGCCGCCCAGATGTTCACGCAGCCGCCCGAGCGCCCGCACACAGCGGGTCCGTACGGCGGCCGGGCTGACCTGGAGCGCGGTGGCGGTCTCCTCGATGCTCCGGTCCTCCCAGTAGCGGAGCACCACGACCGCGCGGTCCTTGGGGGCCAGCTGGGAGAGCGCCCCGAGGAGCGTCATCCGCAGCGCCGGGTCGTCGGCGGCGGCCGAGGCGCCCTCGGGCACCTCGGCCAGCGGGCGTTCGCTCGCGGAGCGCCTTCGCCGGTGGGTCAGAAAGGTCCGGACGAGCACGGTCTGTGCGTACGCCGCCGGGTTGTCGATCCGGCGGGCGCGACCCCACGACACGTACATCCGGCTCAGGGTCTCCTGCACCAGGTCCTCGGCGAGGTGCACATCGCCGCTGGTCAGCAAGCAGGCCGAGCGGAACAGATGGCCGGCCCGGCCGGCCGCGAACTCCTTGAACTCCTCGGCGCGCGACGACTTCATACTCTCCCCCGTCTGTCCGTCCACTCCGCCCTTCCCCCTCTACGACGCGACGGGAACGCGGAAATGTTTCAGTCCCCGAAGAAAACCTCTTCCGAGCTTCCCGGGGGCTTCTCCGAGGGCATGCGAAAGCGCCCCGTTCACGCGCCGGACGGCGTGAACGGGGCGCGGGCGGTGGTGCGCGCTCGCTGTTCCCGGTCTACCCGCGTTCCCACAACGCGGGGACCTGCGGCGGTTCCCAGCCCGGCATGGCCAGGTGCGCCTGAAGACAGCGGTAGGCGACCCCGCCGTATGTGACGCGGTCTCCCGCGCGGTAGGAGGTTCCGGACTCCCAGCTGGTACCCGGCTCGGTGGGCGGATCGGTGGGCGGATCGGTCGGTCCGGGCGTCTGGGCGACGTCCAGGACGAAGTCGAAGGTGCCCTGGCGCCCGTTCCCGACGTTGCGGACGGTCATCAGCAGCTCCGGGTCGAACAGGGCGTCGGTGTTGTTGCGCGGCTCGCCCGGGAAGTACAGCTGCGTGGTGAGGATGCGGCCCCCGGGGGCCTGGGCCTTCACATGGAGGTGCCGGGTACGGCCCGGGTAGAGGCCCGGCACGACGGTGGTGAGGCTGAAGCCCCCGTCAGGCCCGGTGAACT
Encoded here:
- a CDS encoding SigE family RNA polymerase sigma factor; this translates as MKSSRAEEFKEFAAGRAGHLFRSACLLTSGDVHLAEDLVQETLSRMYVSWGRARRIDNPAAYAQTVLVRTFLTHRRRRSASERPLAEVPEGASAAADDPALRMTLLGALSQLAPKDRAVVVLRYWEDRSIEETATALQVSPAAVRTRCVRALGRLREHLGGSVAEFATR
- a CDS encoding carbohydrate-binding protein gives rise to the protein MDNPTPHASNEPDETSGGRPISRKGLLKAAIVASAAPLLAGGGVALARDAASAGNGPLAPTPQCDDGDDTTPPQMEGPYFKPNSPRRTSLVTPGTPGVPLTVSGYVFGRACRPIPGALLDFWQADTNGSYDMARYAFRGHQFTGPDGGFSLTTVVPGLYPGRTRHLHVKAQAPGGRILTTQLYFPGEPRNNTDALFDPELLMTVRNVGNGRQGTFDFVLDVAQTPGPTDPPTDPPTEPGTSWESGTSYRAGDRVTYGGVAYRCLQAHLAMPGWEPPQVPALWERG